The following proteins come from a genomic window of Gynuella sunshinyii YC6258:
- a CDS encoding sugar kinase, with the protein MQQESEKPIRLALIGECMIELRGPMFGALQQSWGGDTYNTAIYLRRMLDHHFDVHYITGLGEDQLSHFLLHAWQEEGLNVGDVTLVSGKRPGLYQISVDEDGERSFQYWRNDSAAKYIFDEQSGDVLAAQFQRFEWLYLSGISLAILTPLGRRNLLDALALYAGNGGRIVFDNNYRPLLWPSVDVCQAAYREVLSLAHLALLTADDEQVLWGHNSVEEILAHYDCEEVVIKRGSEPCVIRHQQRLVEVGAQRVENVVDTTAAGDSFAAGYWFGRLTGLSPEESARCGHRLAATVIQHPGAIIPKSFMP; encoded by the coding sequence ATGCAACAAGAATCTGAAAAACCAATCCGTCTCGCCCTGATTGGTGAGTGCATGATTGAGCTGAGAGGGCCGATGTTTGGCGCTTTGCAGCAGTCCTGGGGCGGGGATACCTACAATACTGCAATTTATCTTCGGCGGATGCTCGATCATCATTTTGATGTGCACTATATAACCGGTCTCGGTGAAGATCAGCTGAGTCATTTTTTACTGCATGCCTGGCAGGAAGAAGGATTGAATGTTGGTGACGTTACCCTGGTGTCTGGTAAGCGCCCGGGACTGTATCAGATTTCAGTGGATGAAGATGGCGAGCGTTCTTTTCAATACTGGCGCAATGATTCTGCGGCCAAATATATTTTTGATGAACAGAGCGGTGATGTTCTGGCAGCACAATTCCAGCGCTTTGAATGGTTGTATCTGTCTGGCATCAGTCTGGCCATATTGACGCCGCTAGGGCGCCGGAACCTGCTTGATGCGCTGGCACTGTATGCCGGTAATGGCGGTCGCATAGTATTTGATAACAATTATCGGCCCTTGCTCTGGCCTTCGGTGGATGTCTGTCAGGCGGCTTATCGGGAAGTATTGAGTCTGGCTCATCTGGCCCTGCTGACCGCCGATGACGAACAGGTATTGTGGGGGCACAACAGTGTCGAAGAGATCCTGGCCCATTACGATTGTGAAGAGGTGGTAATCAAACGGGGCTCAGAACCCTGTGTGATTCGTCATCAGCAACGTCTCGTTGAAGTCGGTGCGCAGCGGGTCGAAAACGTGGTCGATACCACTGCCGCCGGAGACTCATTTGCGGCCGGCTACTGGTTTGGCCGTTTGACCGGTTTGTCGCCGGAAGAGTCGGCCCGGTGTGGGCATCGACTCGCAGCAACAGTGATTCAGCATCCGGGTGCCATCATTCCAAAATCTTTTATGCCTTAG
- a CDS encoding phage tail protein I: MVTKLLNPGINALQFINEQIPGSGSSRALSGRVYVDFSAHRDDLVSYEIHWGNATDQKLIRNSLIAACRLKKNDVDGIVRYCPTAPLMYRFSNTEIPSGATCLLVFARDDNDQEYLYAKRDLIIQEHLLPPSASSLERNLAAVAARLSRLPVNIHTLWNGATCPDELLPWLGWAVSTDVWVDNPNDPQEEARRRRDLIRDSAFVHKHKGTRGAVQQALNSFTDANVTLTEWWQQSPPGAPYTFHLDLLINNNMLGLGSAVFDRKLREVIDAVKPVRSHYTFTFSTVQTSTLQMAAATQAVSFMRFNMSATLPPQPTTIDTNVLEQ, from the coding sequence ATGGTCACCAAATTGTTGAATCCTGGTATCAATGCGTTGCAGTTTATTAACGAACAAATACCGGGCTCTGGTAGCAGCAGAGCTCTGAGTGGACGTGTTTATGTTGATTTTTCAGCGCATCGGGATGATCTGGTCAGTTACGAAATACACTGGGGTAATGCAACCGACCAGAAGCTGATCCGTAACAGTCTGATTGCCGCCTGCAGATTAAAAAAGAACGATGTTGACGGCATCGTTCGCTACTGCCCCACGGCACCACTGATGTACAGATTTTCGAACACTGAAATTCCAAGTGGGGCGACTTGTCTGCTGGTGTTTGCGCGTGATGACAACGACCAGGAATACCTTTATGCCAAACGTGATCTGATCATACAGGAGCACCTGCTTCCGCCTTCCGCAAGCTCGCTGGAACGTAATCTGGCGGCTGTCGCAGCCCGACTGAGTCGTTTGCCAGTCAATATCCATACACTCTGGAATGGTGCAACCTGTCCTGATGAATTGTTGCCATGGCTCGGGTGGGCGGTATCCACTGATGTCTGGGTTGATAACCCCAATGACCCTCAGGAAGAGGCGCGCCGCCGCCGTGATCTGATTCGTGACTCGGCATTTGTACATAAACATAAAGGTACGCGTGGTGCTGTACAGCAAGCACTGAACAGTTTTACGGATGCCAACGTGACCTTGACAGAGTGGTGGCAACAAAGTCCGCCCGGCGCACCATACACCTTCCATCTGGATCTGTTGATCAATAACAACATGCTGGGTCTCGGAAGTGCAGTGTTTGACCGTAAGCTGCGGGAAGTGATTGATGCGGTAAAGCCGGTACGCAGTCATTACACCTTTACCTTCAGTACCGTGCAGACAAGTACCCTGCAGATGGCGGCAGCGACGCAGGCGGTCAGTTTTATGCGTTTCAACATGTCCGCGACATTACCACCGCAGCCAACAACCATAGATACAAACGTTCTGGAACAATGA
- a CDS encoding GPW/gp25 family protein, whose product MKGMNAETGKMIEGIDHLRQSVQDILATPVGSRVMRRNYGSRIMQLIDNPVNAELIPQLQAAVVEALENYEPRLKLNRVLVTGLNDGELNITIEGFYVPDSRTVRLENITVK is encoded by the coding sequence ATGAAAGGTATGAATGCTGAAACAGGGAAAATGATCGAAGGTATTGATCACCTCAGACAATCCGTGCAGGACATATTAGCGACTCCGGTTGGCAGTCGAGTCATGAGGCGTAACTACGGATCCCGCATCATGCAGTTGATTGACAACCCTGTAAATGCAGAGCTGATTCCCCAGCTTCAGGCCGCTGTGGTGGAAGCCCTCGAAAATTACGAGCCGAGACTTAAACTCAACCGGGTATTAGTGACTGGTTTGAATGACGGCGAACTGAATATCACCATCGAAGGTTTTTATGTGCCGGACAGCCGGACCGTTCGATTGGAAAACATCACTGTTAAGTAA
- a CDS encoding baseplate assembly protein → MSTFTSIDLSKLPPPDLVEELSYETILAATRNELQMIAPELDVDNLLESDPISKLLQVMAYRELHLRQRINESARGVMLASATGSNLDNLAALVNVQRQILNREAVAAGEQPEYENDDRLRARTQLAFEGFSTAGSEGAYLFHATSASENIKDVTVYSDHPGEVEICVLSREGNGTASGELIQLVENAVNAEEVRPLTDWVKVKSAEIVPYQVDASLVLLPGVGGEEVRKAAKEAVLAFMESHHRLGVDITRAGLISALYQNGVQNVILHEPVSDVLIARDQVAVGTIRDDIKWTQQATSIPTAMPSGIQFDKTTGTVTVLRVVPEEKEMDISHYAVYWGGNNTRKLPLGAKAYQFDDQHTLTLDHDNAEKLWMTNLDGSMVFLQDRDYQQTGKTITAISETLKNLQTDVRITYELPPLVVFSKDETLSFNIAGQPTPKDATHLLAFSVNEFGEMLYGVSVEI, encoded by the coding sequence ATGAGTACGTTTACCAGCATTGATTTATCCAAACTCCCACCACCTGATCTGGTAGAGGAGTTGAGCTACGAAACCATTTTGGCCGCTACCAGAAATGAACTGCAGATGATCGCACCAGAACTGGATGTGGATAATTTGCTGGAGAGTGATCCTATCAGCAAGTTGTTGCAGGTTATGGCCTATCGGGAATTGCATCTTCGTCAGCGTATTAACGAATCTGCCCGCGGTGTCATGCTGGCCTCCGCTACGGGTAGTAATCTCGATAACCTTGCGGCACTGGTGAATGTTCAGCGTCAGATACTCAATCGCGAAGCGGTGGCTGCCGGAGAACAACCGGAATATGAGAATGATGATCGCCTGCGGGCCCGTACTCAGTTGGCGTTCGAAGGTTTCTCAACTGCCGGATCAGAAGGCGCGTATTTGTTTCACGCAACCTCCGCATCAGAAAATATCAAGGACGTAACGGTTTATTCTGATCATCCCGGCGAAGTGGAAATTTGTGTTCTCAGTCGTGAGGGAAATGGTACAGCATCCGGTGAGCTGATCCAGCTTGTGGAAAATGCGGTTAATGCTGAAGAAGTCCGACCGTTGACTGATTGGGTCAAGGTTAAATCGGCCGAAATCGTGCCCTATCAGGTAGATGCCAGTCTGGTGCTGTTGCCGGGTGTGGGGGGCGAGGAAGTGAGAAAAGCCGCTAAAGAGGCTGTGCTCGCTTTTATGGAATCACACCATCGCCTGGGGGTGGATATCACCCGTGCCGGGCTGATATCCGCGCTTTATCAAAATGGCGTGCAGAATGTCATTTTGCATGAGCCTGTCAGTGATGTTCTGATCGCGCGCGATCAGGTGGCGGTCGGTACGATCAGGGACGATATCAAATGGACTCAACAGGCGACCAGTATACCGACTGCCATGCCTTCCGGTATTCAGTTTGACAAAACCACAGGCACTGTAACCGTATTGCGCGTGGTTCCAGAAGAAAAAGAAATGGATATCTCCCATTATGCCGTTTATTGGGGAGGCAACAATACCCGCAAGCTTCCTCTCGGTGCCAAGGCCTATCAGTTCGATGATCAGCATACTTTGACCCTGGATCATGACAACGCCGAAAAACTGTGGATGACCAATCTCGATGGCAGCATGGTGTTTTTGCAGGATCGGGATTATCAGCAAACCGGTAAAACCATTACTGCAATCAGTGAAACACTTAAAAATCTCCAGACAGACGTGAGGATCACTTATGAGCTGCCACCTCTAGTGGTGTTTTCCAAGGATGAAACCCTGTCATTCAACATTGCCGGACAACCGACACCGAAAGACGCCACACACCTGCTGGCTTTCAGTGTCAACGAGTTCGGTGAGATGTTGTATGGCGTCAGTGTTGAGATTTAA
- a CDS encoding COG4315 family predicted lipoprotein: protein MKSTVLKTMLIISAILLNACASHGYADSYGSNSTSESVVIQANSSIGKVFTTAKGLTLYTFAKDGVATSSCYDGCAANWPPFFAKKNAKTWGQFTVIERKDGTYQWAYNNQPLYTWVGDRQQGDINGHGMGGVWLALKVDK from the coding sequence ATGAAATCCACGGTTCTTAAAACGATGCTCATTATATCTGCAATTCTCTTGAATGCCTGTGCCAGTCATGGTTATGCAGATTCTTATGGCAGCAACAGCACATCTGAATCGGTTGTCATACAGGCAAATAGTTCAATCGGTAAGGTATTCACTACGGCCAAAGGGCTGACACTGTACACCTTTGCAAAAGATGGTGTGGCAACGTCCAGCTGTTACGACGGTTGTGCAGCAAACTGGCCGCCATTTTTTGCCAAAAAGAATGCCAAGACCTGGGGTCAATTTACGGTTATTGAGCGCAAAGATGGCACCTATCAATGGGCTTATAACAACCAACCCCTGTACACCTGGGTAGGTGATCGTCAGCAGGGAGATATTAACGGTCATGGTATGGGTGGTGTCTGGCTTGCACTGAAAGTCGACAAGTAA
- the yicI gene encoding alpha-xylosidase, whose translation MKFTDGHWLTREGYTIHSAKTVYDITISEQQVTVYLPCKPIRHRGDTLDGPMLTLEISSPASDVLRLHCRHFDDGLERHPAFAINDQQHPLTVEQNSDTLSIRSGQLQLVMQMTFPFSMAFYDNGRRITGGDDKALAWIAHQQQAYMRAQLDIGVGEHLYGLGERFTPFVKNGQVVDCWNRDGGTSTEQSYKNVPFYLSSNGYGVFVNHPEEVSFELGSEVVAKSQFSVAGESLDFYLINGPHPKAVLERYTNLTGRPPLPPAWTFGLWLTTSFTTDYNEETVQHFVDGMLERDIPLSVFHFDCFWMKGMQWCDFQWDTDCFPDPQGMLARLHDKGLKLCVWINPYIAQKSSLYREAVEHGYLLKRANGGVWQWDLWQAGMGIIDFTNPAAADWYSRKLETLLDMGVDCFKTDFGERIPTDVVYHNGADPLRMHNYYAQLYNETVFRLLQRHRGEHDAAVFARSATAGGQCFPIHWGGDCYATYASMAESLRGGLSLTASGFGYWSHDIGGFEHTASPDLFKRWLAFGLLSSHSRLHGSASYRVPWLFDEEAVQVTRYFTQLKHRLMPYIYQCSVTNRDTGTPVMRAMFIEFPDDPTCLTLDRQYMLGDDLLVAPVFSADGDVQFYLPAGQWTHLLDGEVLTGPGWYRRHYDYMSLALFARPGSLIAFGHQSGSVVYDYDHQPQLHLYSLAEGATATVVVPDRQGRESGRVRIERQGDSLKLQSSLVSKYSLIIHGPETITREIQIAADTATLTLQRH comes from the coding sequence ATGAAATTTACCGATGGTCACTGGCTGACCCGCGAGGGTTACACTATCCACAGTGCCAAAACCGTTTACGACATAACCATTTCCGAACAGCAGGTCACCGTTTATCTGCCCTGCAAACCCATCCGCCACCGGGGTGACACCCTGGATGGACCAATGCTGACTCTTGAAATCAGCTCACCGGCCAGCGATGTGTTGCGGCTGCATTGCCGCCATTTTGACGACGGTCTGGAACGTCACCCGGCATTTGCCATTAACGACCAGCAACACCCGCTGACCGTAGAACAAAATAGTGACACGCTGTCCATCCGCTCAGGCCAGCTGCAGCTGGTCATGCAAATGACATTTCCATTTTCGATGGCTTTTTACGATAACGGCCGACGCATCACCGGTGGCGACGACAAAGCCCTGGCCTGGATTGCCCATCAGCAACAAGCCTATATGCGAGCCCAGCTCGATATTGGCGTTGGCGAACACCTTTATGGGCTCGGTGAACGCTTTACGCCATTCGTTAAAAACGGTCAGGTGGTCGACTGCTGGAATCGCGATGGCGGCACCAGTACCGAACAGTCGTACAAAAATGTCCCTTTTTACCTGAGCAGCAACGGTTACGGCGTGTTCGTCAATCATCCCGAGGAAGTGAGTTTTGAGCTTGGTTCTGAAGTGGTCGCCAAAAGCCAGTTCAGCGTGGCCGGTGAAAGCCTCGATTTTTATCTCATCAACGGCCCGCATCCAAAAGCGGTGCTGGAGCGCTACACCAACCTGACCGGCCGGCCGCCGCTACCACCGGCATGGACCTTCGGGCTCTGGCTGACCACCTCTTTCACCACCGACTACAACGAGGAAACCGTCCAGCATTTTGTCGATGGCATGTTGGAGCGGGACATTCCCCTGTCAGTCTTCCACTTCGACTGTTTCTGGATGAAAGGCATGCAATGGTGTGACTTTCAATGGGATACCGACTGCTTTCCGGACCCACAGGGCATGCTTGCCCGATTACATGACAAAGGCCTGAAACTGTGCGTCTGGATCAATCCGTATATCGCCCAGAAATCATCGTTGTATCGTGAAGCGGTCGAGCACGGTTATCTGCTCAAACGGGCCAATGGCGGAGTCTGGCAATGGGATCTCTGGCAGGCCGGCATGGGCATCATTGATTTCACCAATCCCGCTGCAGCTGACTGGTACTCCCGTAAGCTTGAAACCCTGCTCGACATGGGCGTCGATTGTTTTAAGACCGATTTTGGAGAGCGAATTCCGACCGACGTGGTCTATCACAACGGCGCCGATCCCTTGCGTATGCACAACTATTACGCCCAGCTTTACAACGAAACCGTGTTTCGCCTGTTACAGCGCCACCGGGGGGAGCATGATGCTGCGGTGTTCGCTCGTTCAGCCACCGCCGGTGGCCAGTGCTTTCCCATTCACTGGGGTGGAGATTGTTACGCCACTTACGCATCCATGGCCGAAAGCCTGCGCGGCGGCCTGTCGCTGACCGCTTCCGGATTTGGTTACTGGAGTCACGACATCGGTGGATTCGAACACACCGCCAGCCCGGATCTGTTCAAACGCTGGCTGGCTTTTGGTCTGCTGTCCAGTCATAGCCGCCTGCATGGCAGCGCGTCCTACCGGGTACCCTGGCTGTTCGACGAGGAAGCTGTGCAGGTAACCCGGTATTTTACCCAGTTGAAACATCGACTGATGCCTTATATCTATCAGTGCTCGGTCACCAACCGCGACACCGGCACCCCGGTCATGCGCGCCATGTTCATTGAATTTCCCGACGACCCAACCTGCCTGACGCTGGATCGCCAATATATGCTAGGCGATGACCTGTTGGTGGCACCGGTCTTCAGTGCCGATGGTGACGTACAATTCTATCTGCCAGCAGGACAATGGACCCATCTGCTCGATGGTGAAGTACTGACCGGCCCTGGCTGGTACCGGCGTCACTACGATTACATGAGCCTGGCGCTGTTTGCCCGTCCCGGCAGTCTTATCGCCTTTGGTCATCAGTCTGGTTCAGTCGTGTACGACTACGACCACCAACCACAGCTGCATCTATACTCCCTCGCAGAGGGTGCTACCGCGACGGTTGTCGTGCCGGACCGGCAAGGCAGGGAAAGCGGACGGGTTCGTATTGAACGACAGGGAGACAGTCTGAAACTGCAATCCAGCCTGGTCAGTAAATACTCACTGATTATTCATGGCCCTGAGACCATAACGCGGGAAATTCAAATTGCCGCAGACACAGCGACACTGACATTACAGCGACACTGA
- a CDS encoding LacI family DNA-binding transcriptional regulator: MAREYPKRPTLKAVADRAGVSLATVDRVLNQRSNVNQHTRERVLTAMAALSGNIGHTAAVPFSRAEKTLHYGFVMESGIAFIQSIQTAIAQAENSLTGLNVRLHSYTMPPIFNLPAFLQLLRQAAAENDGLILVCREDPAIAACVNQIISEGIPIVCLTNDLSDIAHLGYVGVNHVSAGRTAGHFMGHYIGDREGEIVLVVSAPFRSQYERELGFRRILREEFPNLTIRESLNNCDRDEESYQNLSELFRNGIKPLGVYNLAGGNVGVAKAIEEAGWTGDIVFIGHELNADSYTLLANKQAHVIIDQDLQTETMTAVCTLLHHHGVVHQAPSLVPATPIITIRENIGMQTQPGSTPLFFRM, from the coding sequence ATGGCACGGGAATATCCCAAAAGACCGACCCTGAAAGCCGTTGCCGACCGCGCCGGCGTCAGTCTGGCCACCGTTGACCGGGTCCTGAACCAGCGCAGCAATGTCAATCAACACACCCGCGAACGGGTACTCACGGCCATGGCAGCATTGTCCGGGAATATCGGCCACACTGCGGCAGTTCCGTTCAGCCGGGCGGAAAAAACCCTGCACTACGGGTTTGTCATGGAGTCCGGTATTGCGTTTATCCAGTCTATTCAAACCGCCATCGCTCAGGCGGAAAACAGTCTGACCGGACTAAACGTTCGCCTGCACAGTTACACCATGCCGCCTATTTTCAACTTGCCGGCTTTCCTGCAATTACTCAGGCAGGCGGCGGCGGAAAATGACGGGTTGATTCTGGTCTGCCGCGAAGATCCGGCCATTGCCGCCTGCGTCAATCAGATCATCAGCGAAGGGATACCCATTGTCTGCCTGACCAATGATCTCAGCGATATTGCCCATCTCGGTTATGTCGGGGTTAATCACGTCAGTGCCGGCCGCACCGCCGGGCACTTTATGGGCCACTACATCGGTGACCGCGAAGGTGAAATCGTGCTGGTGGTCAGTGCCCCATTTCGCTCTCAATACGAGCGCGAACTGGGATTTCGAAGAATTCTGAGAGAGGAGTTTCCTAATCTGACGATCCGTGAATCACTGAATAACTGTGATCGCGATGAAGAGAGCTATCAAAACCTGAGCGAACTGTTTCGCAACGGCATCAAACCTCTTGGCGTTTATAATCTGGCAGGCGGTAATGTGGGCGTGGCCAAAGCCATCGAAGAAGCCGGATGGACCGGCGATATTGTGTTCATCGGCCATGAATTGAATGCTGACTCATACACCTTGCTGGCCAATAAGCAGGCACATGTGATTATCGATCAGGATCTGCAAACAGAAACCATGACCGCAGTCTGTACATTGTTGCATCATCACGGTGTCGTACATCAGGCCCCCTCACTGGTGCCTGCCACACCGATCATCACCATTCGGGAAAACATCGGCATGCAAACCCAGCCCGGCAGCACACCCCTGTTTTTCAGAATGTGA
- the kdgR gene encoding DNA-binding transcriptional regulator KdgR — MSEESQNVQVEPVSSVMKVFGILSELSETRTIGVTELAQKLMTSKSTVYRFLQTMKMLGFVRQEIETDRYSLTLKLFELSARSLEYVDLIASAERVMRRMSEHTKEAMHLGTRDGDSIIYVFKIDSQYNLRMQSTIGGRNPLYSTAIGKVLLANKDESDVRDILGNTEFLPWTSKTHRNIDMLLNELEIVREQGFGEDIEEQEEGLRCIAAPIFDRFGNAVAGMSISYPTLRHDDDKRERYIAMLKENSAIVSKELGWNPG, encoded by the coding sequence ATGTCGGAAGAAAGTCAAAACGTTCAAGTGGAGCCGGTCTCATCGGTCATGAAGGTATTCGGCATACTTTCTGAGCTTTCCGAAACGCGTACGATAGGCGTCACTGAACTGGCGCAGAAACTGATGACCTCGAAGAGTACGGTGTATCGTTTTCTACAAACCATGAAAATGCTCGGTTTTGTCCGCCAGGAGATAGAGACTGACCGTTATTCTTTGACCCTCAAACTGTTTGAACTGAGTGCCCGGTCACTTGAGTATGTTGATTTGATCGCTAGTGCCGAACGGGTTATGCGTCGCATGAGTGAACATACCAAAGAAGCCATGCACCTTGGCACCCGTGATGGCGACAGCATTATTTATGTCTTCAAAATAGACTCTCAGTACAATCTGCGTATGCAGTCCACGATTGGTGGGCGTAATCCTCTTTATAGCACGGCGATTGGTAAGGTGCTGCTGGCTAACAAGGATGAGAGTGATGTTCGCGATATTCTGGGTAATACCGAATTTTTACCCTGGACTTCCAAAACCCATCGCAATATCGATATGTTGCTCAATGAGCTGGAAATTGTCCGTGAACAGGGGTTTGGGGAAGATATCGAAGAGCAGGAGGAAGGACTTCGCTGCATTGCCGCGCCGATATTTGATCGCTTTGGTAACGCCGTTGCCGGTATGAGTATTTCTTATCCAACCCTGCGCCATGATGATGACAAACGCGAACGTTATATTGCGATGTTGAAGGAAAACAGTGCCATCGTCTCCAAAGAACTGGGCTGGAATCCAGGCTGA
- the iolG gene encoding inositol 2-dehydrogenase — translation MLSVALIGAGRIGQIHARNIAFHPDSQLTFVADINADAAKALAEKYNAQVAEVDAVLANPQVDVVVIASATNTHADLTEIACRNGKAVFCEKPIDLSIERVRQCVSVVNEHKGTMMVGFNRRFDPNFAHLKRCLEAGEIGELELLTIHSRDPGAPPAEYLKVSGGMFRDMTIHDFDMALFLLGEEPVSVFAHAASLVDPAIKAVGDIDTAVVTLQCASGKMAVITNSRRAAYGYDQRVEAHGSKGMLNVNNILESSLVKSTAEGVVSQKPQHFFLERYAESYVAEWAHFMDALSKQEAPKPTAEDGQRALVLAEAALKSLQTGQPVAPAWA, via the coding sequence ATGTTATCGGTAGCTCTTATCGGCGCTGGCCGAATCGGTCAGATACACGCTCGTAATATTGCTTTTCATCCTGACAGCCAGTTAACGTTTGTCGCAGATATTAATGCTGATGCGGCCAAGGCGCTGGCAGAGAAATACAATGCACAGGTGGCAGAGGTGGATGCCGTACTGGCGAATCCGCAAGTGGATGTTGTTGTCATTGCCTCGGCGACCAATACTCATGCCGACCTGACCGAGATCGCCTGTCGTAATGGCAAGGCGGTGTTCTGCGAAAAACCGATCGATCTGAGTATTGAACGGGTACGTCAGTGCGTCAGTGTGGTGAATGAGCACAAAGGCACCATGATGGTTGGTTTCAATCGTCGTTTCGATCCTAACTTTGCGCATCTGAAACGTTGTCTGGAAGCCGGTGAAATTGGTGAACTTGAGTTGTTAACCATTCATTCCCGTGATCCGGGTGCGCCGCCGGCGGAGTATCTGAAAGTCTCCGGAGGCATGTTCCGCGATATGACCATCCATGATTTCGATATGGCGCTGTTCCTGCTCGGTGAAGAACCTGTGAGTGTCTTTGCTCATGCTGCCAGCCTGGTGGACCCTGCGATTAAAGCCGTCGGTGATATTGATACCGCCGTGGTTACGCTTCAGTGTGCCAGCGGCAAGATGGCGGTGATTACCAATAGCCGCCGGGCGGCTTACGGCTATGATCAGCGGGTGGAAGCTCATGGCAGCAAAGGGATGTTGAACGTAAATAACATTCTCGAAAGCAGTCTGGTGAAATCCACCGCCGAAGGTGTGGTGTCACAGAAGCCGCAACATTTCTTCCTGGAGCGTTATGCCGAATCTTACGTGGCGGAATGGGCGCATTTCATGGATGCGCTGAGCAAACAGGAAGCACCAAAACCAACCGCTGAAGATGGCCAGCGCGCCCTGGTACTGGCGGAAGCTGCACTCAAATCTTTGCAAACCGGACAACCGGTTGCACCGGCCTGGGCATAA
- a CDS encoding phage baseplate assembly protein V, whose amino-acid sequence MPVNDSSDQSDGNVAMRSRIDQHTNMLGGMVMFGRVVRAGPEDAEAPGDIPRILVQVGGDTPGSHTRNWMPWLNARAGYDGEWWVPDIDEQVLVVAPTGNLVLGVVIGSIYRGALTFASGAEGIEHKVPYPTPLSELGTQDNDLHTRVYKDGTSISYDRQKHRLEVVVKSDAEAEPSVSISCVADEFVRLAVGNSKITIEKKDGQESIVIEGKVTIVGTLDVTD is encoded by the coding sequence ATGCCCGTTAATGACTCGTCAGATCAATCGGATGGCAATGTGGCAATGCGTTCCAGGATCGATCAGCACACCAATATGCTCGGTGGCATGGTGATGTTCGGGCGCGTTGTCAGAGCTGGACCCGAGGATGCTGAGGCGCCCGGAGATATTCCCCGAATACTGGTGCAGGTCGGCGGAGATACGCCGGGCAGCCATACCCGTAACTGGATGCCCTGGTTGAATGCACGTGCCGGATACGATGGCGAATGGTGGGTACCGGACATTGATGAGCAGGTATTGGTCGTCGCGCCGACGGGTAATCTGGTGCTGGGAGTTGTTATTGGTTCCATTTATCGCGGCGCGCTGACGTTTGCATCAGGTGCTGAAGGTATCGAGCACAAAGTGCCGTATCCAACACCATTAAGTGAATTGGGCACGCAAGATAACGACCTGCATACCCGGGTTTATAAAGATGGTACGAGTATCAGTTATGACCGGCAAAAGCATCGGCTTGAAGTGGTTGTGAAAAGTGATGCTGAAGCCGAACCTTCAGTCAGCATTTCCTGTGTGGCGGATGAGTTTGTCCGGCTGGCAGTCGGGAATAGCAAGATAACCATCGAAAAAAAAGATGGTCAAGAAAGCATTGTCATCGAAGGCAAAGTCACAATTGTCGGAACTCTGGACGTCACCGACTGA
- a CDS encoding bifunctional 4-hydroxy-2-oxoglutarate aldolase/2-dehydro-3-deoxy-phosphogluconate aldolase, translating into MSSLADQLAQFKVIPVIEISVLSSAAPLADALMQNGLPVAEVTFRSDIAAEALAAMKAAQPELLVGAGTVLTTEQVDKAIAAGADFIVSPGFNPKIVQYCQQQSVAMIPGVNSPSQIEQVMELGVTAIKFFPAEATGGVKFLKAILAPYRNIRVMPTGGINAANILDYLALPAVFACGGSWMVDKKLLDAGDFDTLGKLIADARAVVEKA; encoded by the coding sequence ATGTCCAGTCTTGCCGATCAATTGGCGCAATTCAAAGTCATTCCGGTCATTGAAATCAGTGTGTTGTCCAGTGCTGCTCCATTGGCAGATGCGTTGATGCAAAATGGCCTGCCGGTGGCTGAAGTGACCTTCCGTTCTGATATTGCAGCCGAGGCTTTGGCAGCCATGAAAGCTGCACAGCCAGAACTGCTGGTGGGTGCTGGTACGGTGCTGACCACTGAACAGGTTGATAAAGCTATTGCTGCCGGTGCTGATTTTATTGTCAGTCCCGGATTCAACCCCAAAATCGTCCAGTATTGCCAGCAACAGTCCGTTGCCATGATACCAGGTGTTAACAGCCCCTCGCAGATTGAACAGGTGATGGAGCTTGGAGTAACCGCCATTAAGTTCTTCCCGGCAGAAGCAACCGGTGGGGTGAAATTTCTAAAAGCCATTCTGGCGCCGTACCGCAATATCAGAGTAATGCCGACCGGTGGTATTAATGCTGCCAATATCCTTGATTACCTGGCTTTACCGGCAGTATTTGCCTGCGGTGGCAGCTGGATGGTTGATAAAAAACTGTTGGATGCCGGCGATTTTGACACCCTGGGCAAATTGATTGCTGATGCCAGGGCGGTTGTTGAGAAGGCCTGA